One Campylobacter sputorum subsp. sputorum DNA segment encodes these proteins:
- the rpsL gene encoding 30S ribosomal protein S12, whose translation MPTINQLVRKGRKKITEKSKSPALKDCPQRRGVCTRVYTTTPKKPNSALRKVAKVRLTSGFEVISYIGGEGHNLQEHSIVLVRGGRVKDLPGVKYHIVRGALDTAGVAKRTVSRSKYGAKRPKDSK comes from the coding sequence GTGCCAACCATAAATCAATTGGTTAGAAAAGGACGCAAGAAAATTACTGAGAAATCAAAATCTCCTGCGTTGAAAGATTGTCCTCAAAGGAGAGGAGTTTGCACGAGAGTTTATACTACAACTCCTAAAAAACCAAACTCAGCTCTTAGAAAAGTTGCCAAAGTAAGACTTACTAGTGGCTTTGAAGTAATTAGCTATATAGGTGGTGAAGGACACAACCTACAAGAACACTCAATAGTACTTGTTCGTGGCGGTCGTGTTAAAGACTTACCTGGTGTTAAATATCATATAGTTCGTGGAGCTCTTGATACTGCTGGAGTTGCTAAAAGAACTGTTTCTAGATCTAAATACGGCGCTAAACGCCCAAAAGATAGCAAATAA
- the nhaA gene encoding Na+/H+ antiporter NhaA, translating into MTTFVKKIFKSETTGGVLLLIATILALIFQNSSLTHNFYHFVLEFPVVIGVGDYVLDKPFEFWVNDALMAIFFFSIGLELKREMIEGQLRHFSQVFLPSFAALGGVIFPAIIFSIINWGNEFAMRGWAIPTATDIAFAVGVLAILGKRIPSSLKIFILTLAIMDDLCAIVIIALFYSTSLNFAFLIGALVCTLILILISKKGVNSKGIFILFSIILWICVLNSGVHATIAGVIAGFTIPIYNENNGTSMLKEMEHSLSIPVNFLILPIFAFVNAGINLQGMSLNYLLSPVPLGIFAGLFFGKQFGVFLFSYIVIKLKFATLPQNATWKQLYSIAIICGIGFTMALFVANLAYLPDPLRYHQTDKLAILLASVVSGVVGYIVARVFGNNPDGSPKNHK; encoded by the coding sequence TTGACAACTTTTGTAAAAAAAATATTTAAAAGTGAAACAACCGGCGGTGTATTGCTACTTATTGCTACTATTTTAGCTCTAATTTTTCAAAATTCATCTTTGACGCATAATTTTTATCATTTTGTTTTAGAATTTCCTGTAGTTATTGGTGTTGGCGATTATGTATTAGATAAACCATTTGAATTTTGGGTAAATGATGCCTTGATGGCTATATTTTTCTTTTCTATTGGCTTAGAGTTAAAAAGAGAGATGATAGAGGGTCAATTAAGACATTTTTCACAAGTATTTTTACCAAGTTTTGCCGCTCTTGGGGGAGTTATTTTTCCTGCTATTATTTTTAGTATCATAAACTGGGGCAATGAGTTTGCTATGCGTGGGTGGGCTATACCAACAGCAACAGATATTGCTTTTGCAGTCGGCGTTCTTGCTATTTTGGGCAAAAGAATTCCATCAAGTCTTAAGATTTTTATCTTAACACTTGCCATAATGGATGACTTATGTGCTATAGTCATAATTGCACTTTTTTATTCTACTAGCCTTAATTTTGCTTTTTTAATTGGTGCTTTGGTATGTACTCTTATACTTATATTGATATCAAAAAAAGGTGTTAATAGTAAGGGTATATTTATTTTATTTAGTATTATTCTTTGGATTTGTGTATTAAACTCTGGAGTTCATGCAACTATAGCTGGAGTTATAGCAGGATTTACAATACCAATTTATAATGAAAATAACGGCACTTCAATGTTAAAAGAGATGGAACACTCTCTTTCTATACCTGTAAATTTCCTTATTTTGCCGATATTTGCGTTTGTGAATGCCGGGATAAATTTACAAGGCATGTCATTAAATTATCTTTTAAGTCCTGTTCCATTAGGTATTTTTGCCGGATTATTTTTTGGAAAGCAATTTGGAGTATTTTTATTTAGCTACATAGTTATTAAACTTAAATTTGCAACATTACCGCAAAATGCTACTTGGAAACAATTATATAGTATAGCAATAATATGTGGCATTGGTTTTACAATGGCACTTTTTGTTGCTAATCTTGCTTATCTACCAGATCCTTTAAGATATCATCAAACTGATAAATTGGCCATTTTGCTTGCCTCTGTTGTATCTGGTGTAGTTGGTTATATAGTAGCTAGAGTTTTTGGTAACAATCCAGACGGTTCTCCCAAAAATCATAAATAA
- a CDS encoding carbon-nitrogen hydrolase produces the protein MSKILKVGIISHEYCGSKTATIEKTVSLIEQVVKNGANLVVLQELHQGAYFCQSENVDFFDLANDYESDVTFWSNVAREYKIVLVTSLFEKRSAGIYHNSAVVFDSDGKIAGKYRKMHIPDDPNFYEKFYFTPGDLGYNAIQTSVGKLGVLVCWDQWYPEAARLMCLSGAEILIYPTAIGWFDNDTDDEKKRQLDAWIAVQRGHAVANGVPVVTVNRVGFESDGKDSGIRFWGNSFAFGPQGEELFSSNSTDELSSVVEIDMIRSENVRRWWPFLRDRRIDSYFNITKRFVD, from the coding sequence ATGTCAAAAATATTAAAAGTTGGTATCATTTCACACGAGTATTGCGGTAGTAAAACTGCGACTATAGAAAAAACAGTTTCTCTTATAGAGCAAGTTGTAAAAAATGGTGCAAATTTGGTTGTTTTGCAAGAGCTTCATCAAGGAGCTTATTTTTGTCAAAGTGAAAATGTAGATTTTTTTGATTTGGCAAATGATTATGAAAGTGATGTGACTTTTTGGTCAAATGTTGCAAGGGAGTATAAAATAGTTTTGGTAACCTCTCTTTTTGAAAAACGCTCAGCTGGAATTTATCACAATAGTGCCGTTGTTTTTGATAGTGATGGAAAAATAGCTGGAAAATATAGAAAAATGCATATACCAGATGATCCAAATTTCTATGAAAAGTTTTATTTTACGCCAGGAGATCTTGGTTATAATGCAATACAAACAAGTGTTGGAAAATTAGGAGTTTTAGTATGTTGGGATCAGTGGTATCCTGAAGCTGCTAGACTTATGTGTTTAAGTGGTGCAGAAATTTTGATATATCCGACTGCAATTGGTTGGTTTGATAATGATACGGATGATGAGAAAAAACGTCAACTTGATGCATGGATAGCAGTTCAAAGAGGTCATGCTGTAGCAAATGGAGTTCCAGTAGTTACGGTAAATCGAGTTGGCTTTGAAAGCGATGGAAAAGATAGTGGAATTAGGTTTTGGGGAAATAGCTTTGCTTTTGGTCCGCAAGGAGAGGAGCTATTTAGTTCAAATAGCACAGATGAGCTTTCAAGTGTAGTTGAAATAGATATGATAAGATCTGAAAATGTGCGTAGGTGGTGGCCGTTTTTAAGAGATAGAAGAATTGATAGTTACTTTAATATAACAAAGCGTTTTGTGGATTGA
- a CDS encoding cation diffusion facilitator family transporter, protein MSAEKLEKTAPIVAGTTAVLLAIIKLIAGLMSGSISVLSSAIDSMLDCLISGFNYFALRKSKQGPDDKFNFGYGKLEALVALLEGAFIIGIGIFICIQSIQKFYAKNHDFNIDVGLYVMILSFVITGILILYLNFVSKKSGNLIIKTDALHYQTDFLTNLAIIITLIIIKFTGLTIIDAIFGIIVSIYIVFSAIKIIKEGIYTLLDGAIDENIVDDITKFIISRDDVTDFHDLRTRKSAKTCFFYIHMVFHPGISLSKAHAIGDEVEHYIQTKYDSYSWIINLHFDPIDDSN, encoded by the coding sequence ATGAGTGCTGAGAAATTAGAAAAAACAGCTCCTATTGTAGCTGGAACAACCGCTGTTTTGCTAGCCATTATAAAACTAATTGCGGGACTTATGAGCGGTTCTATTTCTGTTTTAAGCTCAGCAATTGACTCAATGCTTGATTGTTTGATTTCTGGATTTAACTACTTTGCGCTTAGAAAATCAAAACAAGGGCCAGATGATAAATTTAATTTTGGTTATGGCAAATTAGAAGCATTGGTAGCACTTTTAGAAGGTGCATTTATAATCGGTATTGGTATATTTATCTGTATTCAAAGTATCCAAAAGTTTTATGCTAAAAACCATGATTTTAATATCGATGTTGGTTTATATGTGATGATTTTATCATTTGTAATTACAGGTATTTTAATACTTTATCTTAATTTTGTTTCTAAAAAAAGTGGCAATCTTATCATCAAAACAGATGCCTTGCATTATCAAACTGATTTTTTGACAAATTTAGCAATTATAATTACTTTAATAATTATCAAATTTACAGGTCTTACGATAATAGATGCTATTTTTGGTATCATTGTAAGTATCTACATAGTATTTAGCGCTATAAAAATCATAAAAGAAGGCATTTATACTCTTCTTGATGGTGCTATAGATGAAAATATAGTAGATGATATAACTAAATTTATTATTTCAAGAGACGATGTTACTGATTTTCATGATTTAAGAACAAGAAAAAGTGCAAAAACCTGTTTTTTTTATATACATATGGTTTTTCATCCAGGAATTTCACTTTCAAAAGCACATGCTATAGGCGATGAAGTGGAGCATTATATACAAACAAAATACGATAGTTATTCATGGATTATAAATTTACATTTTGATCCAATAGATGATTCAAATTAG
- a CDS encoding agmatine deiminase family protein codes for MTKRAFGEWEEQELIMLSLPHENSDWNEYLDEILLSYENFVKAIIPYQKVLLVAPNSNIFEQRFSKFNNVDFMQISTNDTWIRDYGAIDIMNGDKIISYDFKFNAWGNKFNSSLDNNVNKILFENYFKTELKEINLILEGGSIDFNGNGVMLTTKECLLNKNRNSSMGKDELDIELKNIFGLQQIIWLENGFIDGDDTDSHVDTLARFIDEDTIAYSISENPNDNEYKALLDMQRELRKTEFTLIPLPLPQPKFYNGKKLGATYANFVFINEALIVPTYNDKNDEIVINTLKKALPGRKIIGVDATVFIRQNGSLHCSSQNRFLGKR; via the coding sequence ATGACAAAAAGAGCTTTTGGAGAGTGGGAAGAGCAAGAGCTTATAATGCTTTCTTTACCTCATGAAAATAGCGATTGGAATGAGTATTTAGATGAAATTTTACTTTCATATGAAAATTTTGTAAAAGCTATTATTCCTTATCAAAAAGTTCTTTTGGTAGCCCCAAATTCAAATATTTTTGAGCAAAGATTTTCTAAATTTAATAATGTTGATTTTATGCAAATTTCTACAAATGACACTTGGATTAGAGATTATGGTGCTATAGATATTATGAATGGCGATAAAATTATAAGTTATGATTTTAAATTTAACGCTTGGGGCAATAAATTTAATTCTAGTCTTGATAATAATGTAAATAAAATTCTTTTTGAGAATTATTTTAAAACCGAGTTAAAAGAGATTAATCTTATACTTGAAGGAGGCAGTATAGATTTTAACGGAAATGGTGTAATGCTTACAACAAAAGAGTGTTTATTAAACAAGAATAGAAATAGTTCTATGGGTAAAGATGAGCTTGATATAGAGCTTAAAAATATTTTTGGCTTACAGCAAATTATTTGGCTTGAAAATGGATTTATAGATGGTGACGATACCGATTCTCATGTAGATACTTTGGCTAGATTTATAGATGAAGATACCATTGCTTACTCAATTAGTGAAAATCCAAATGACAATGAATATAAGGCACTTTTAGATATGCAAAGGGAGTTAAGAAAAACTGAATTTACGCTAATTCCATTACCGTTACCACAGCCTAAATTTTATAATGGTAAAAAACTAGGTGCAACTTATGCAAATTTTGTTTTTATAAATGAAGCTTTGATAGTGCCAACTTATAATGATAAAAATGATGAAATTGTTATAAATACACTTAAAAAAGCGTTGCCGGGTAGAAAAATTATAGGTGTTGATGCAACTGTATTTATAAGACAAAATGGCTCTTTACACTGTTCTTCTCAAAATAGATTTTTAGGAAAAAGATAA
- a CDS encoding PDC sensor domain-containing protein yields the protein MLTKFKILTQMLLINLGLVFIVLIALIAISSNRVYSISSQDMDELMMTKSQEISKATTAILNTPVNVAKTLSNAVSIPISQNNPLRPQEIENLLLETLKSYPELVGAWFHADNGKYYPIDELKAGDITHTKYGDYAVYATRSGSDVKLDKASDEFRSDDFYSRAKSLRQPIVTEPYFYEINAQKVMITTFSVPIELNGEFIGVIGCDISLEELNKNLAQTKILESGFVSIISQEGNFVTHKNKEMLGKSLETADDELVQVRKILENGKHTKVTYHSDVRNRDMITDVTPIKIRDIDTTWATMVVTMKDERVKEVEKLRNNMIILGLVFLILLCIPIFYTQNTYQKELLSLQMVLKFSLIS from the coding sequence ATGTTAACTAAATTTAAAATATTAACTCAAATGTTACTTATCAATCTTGGGCTAGTTTTTATTGTTCTTATAGCACTTATTGCAATATCATCAAACAGGGTTTATAGCATAAGTTCGCAAGATATGGATGAGTTGATGATGACTAAATCACAAGAAATTTCAAAAGCTACAACAGCTATTTTAAATACGCCAGTAAATGTTGCAAAAACACTTTCAAATGCAGTTTCTATACCAATATCTCAAAATAACCCACTTAGACCACAAGAGATAGAAAATTTACTTTTAGAAACATTAAAATCATATCCTGAATTAGTTGGAGCTTGGTTTCATGCAGATAATGGCAAATACTACCCTATAGATGAGTTAAAAGCTGGCGACATAACTCATACAAAATATGGCGATTACGCAGTCTATGCTACAAGAAGCGGGAGTGATGTTAAGCTAGATAAAGCAAGTGATGAATTTAGAAGTGATGATTTTTACTCTCGTGCGAAATCACTTCGTCAACCAATAGTTACTGAGCCATATTTTTATGAGATAAATGCTCAAAAAGTTATGATTACAACTTTTTCTGTGCCAATAGAGCTAAACGGCGAGTTCATTGGCGTTATAGGTTGTGATATATCACTTGAAGAATTAAACAAAAATTTAGCACAAACAAAAATTTTAGAAAGCGGTTTTGTGTCTATAATATCACAAGAAGGAAATTTCGTAACTCATAAAAATAAAGAAATGCTAGGAAAATCACTTGAAACAGCAGATGATGAATTAGTACAAGTAAGAAAAATTCTAGAAAATGGCAAACATACGAAAGTAACATACCACTCAGATGTACGAAATCGTGATATGATAACTGATGTTACGCCGATTAAAATAAGAGATATAGATACAACTTGGGCAACAATGGTTGTAACTATGAAAGATGAAAGAGTAAAAGAAGTAGAAAAACTCAGAAATAATATGATTATTTTGGGATTAGTGTTTTTAATACTGCTTTGTATCCCGATATTTTATACTCAAAACACTTATCAAAAAGAATTACTATCACTGCAAATGGTCTTGAAATTTTCTTTGATTTCTTGA